tgccacccttggtggcaacaactgcaatcaagcctttTAAATCGATTCTtcgcagaattgttttaattacagccacattggaggattttccagcatgaacggtctgtttaaggtcatgccacagcacctcaattggatttaagtccagactttgactaggccactccaaaacctacattttgttttttgttttttgaaccatttggagatggacttgctggtgtgtttcggatcattgtcctgctgcataacccaagtgtgcttAAACATGAGTTCAGGAACTGATAGCTGGACATTCTCCTGCAGGATTTTCTGGCAGAGTTCAGAATtcctggttccatcaattatggtaagttgtccaggtcctgaagctgcaaagcatccCCAGACCATcttactaccaccaccatgtctgactgttgggatgatgttctttttatgaaatgctgtgttagttttacgccagatgtaacgggacgcacaccttccaaaaatatcaacttttgtctcatcagtccacagaatatttgcccaaaagtctgggggataatcaagatgtttttggcaaatgtgagatgagcctttgtgttctttttggtcagcagtgactttggctttgaaactagacatgtgcactgccaacaaatgtgtttgtttttgtttcatttgtttgttttttttattttatttagaaaataaaaaaaaatctagctgccataaccccggtatccccattttcttgcggtggccggctttcatataaaagtggtccctgcggcggattcgccgcaagatcacttttatcggtggcgggagagggccccccctcccgccgtgttccgttgccctccgccgcttaccagagccatcggtagcggcggaggcgatcgtgtcctttTCTGTGGTGtacctggagatgagtgaggctaagatggccctcactcttctccatgacactgctgggcggaagcgacgtcaaaatgtcacttttgtccacgcctcttaaaggcacatttttttcaatgacgtttttttcaataacttttttttttgtattgcattttagtgtaaatatgagatctgaggtctttttgaccccagatctcatatttaagaggtcctgtcatgcttttttctattacaagggatgtttacattccttgtaataggaatagaagtgacacaatttttttttttttaaaaaaacagtgtaaaaataaataaaataatgtaaaataaataataaaaataaaaaaaattaaaaaaccccccgtcccaacgagctcgcgcgcagaagcgaacgcatacgcgagtatgaaaacggtggtcaaaccacacatgtgaggtatcgccgcgaccggtagagcgagagcaataattctagctctagatcgCCTCTGTACcataaaatatgcaacctgtagaattttttaaacatcgcctatggagatttttgagggtaaaagtttgatgccattccacgagcgggcgcaattttgaagcgtgacatgttgggtatcaatttacttggcgtaacattatatttcacaatataaaaaaaaattgggctaactttactgttgtcttatttttttattcaaaaaagtgaattttttccaaaaaaaagtgcgcttttaagactgctgcgcaaatacggtgcaaaaaaaagtattgcaacaaccgccattttattttctagggtgttagaagaaaaaccatatataatgtttggggttctaagtaattttctagcagaaaaacctgttttaaacatgtaaacacctaaaatccaaaacgaggctggtctttaagtggttaagaaaaaaaataagaagcctttttcttctttttttttcagcagcttagtagatgcccccctACTATACAGTAAGACGTTTTAGCTTTGGTTGTGTctcagtcatctgaattgttttagttttagtcgtattttagtcaactaaaatctccagtaccagTATTAATTTTGTCACCGAAAATAACACTGGCTAATTGTAAGTCGGTGTAAGAGCTAAGAGGGCTGTTTTTGGAATAAATGTGGATAGAGGTCAAATATATAGGTTGGTCATGAATCTCATGATGATGAGTTGTGGAGTGTTTTGAAGGGAAAGCTTTAAAATCTGAATTTAAAGTAGAACAACGGTGAAAGGTAAAATGACATATATTATGCAGTCTGCCAAtaataatacactatattaccaaaatacaCGCACATGCACTTCAATGGCAtgccagtcttggtccatagggatcaatattgattggcccaccctttgcagctataacagcttcaactcttttgggaaggctgtccacaaggtttaggagtgtgactatgggaatgtttgaccattcttccaaagggGATTTGTGAGGTTAAAGCCcaagtaatgcctgtcagtagctcctcatcagtgctgcctatccagtgccacctatcaggtggcactggtgggcactgatgggccctgataggtggtactgatagacactggtgggcactatcagtgcctatcagtgccgcctatcagtgcccatcagttttgtttttttttaattgtcggtattttttcatttattaaaaaaaaataaaaaacgcagaggtgattaaaaaccaccaaaagaaagctctatttgtgggaaaaaatgataaaaattctgtttggctaCAGCGTTGCCTGACCACGCAATTGTCtctcaaagtgcaacagcgctgagaGCTAAAGATGGTCATGGGCAGgatggggggaaagtgcccggtattgaagtggttaaagaacacacCAGTAACTAAAAGCATACAGATTAATACCACTAGTAGTTACAGCTTAATAACTGTCAGTCAATTCCTTTTACAGATGGCACACCAAAAAAATCAAACAGTCAATCCTGAAGTCCTGATTGTTGGATTTGAGAACCTCACTGAATACAgaatccctctcttccttctcttacTGATCATATACACATTGACTTGCATTGAGAACATCCTAATTATATTTTTAGTATGTATAAGCCCTCGTCTCCATTGTCCCATGTACATCCTGATCGGCAATTTGCTCTTCTGTGAATTTCTCTACACGACGGATCTGGTCCCCCTGATACTGCACCACATGCTCTCAAGAAGACCCGTCATCTCCCATCTCGGCTGTTCTGTCCAGTTAAATGTGTCTGGAGCCATAACGATCGTTGAGACCTTGCTGCTCACCTTGATGTCATACGACAGATATTTGGCCATTTGTAAGCCTCTCAGATACTCTGCTCTCATACACAATAGACTCTGCTTCTATTTTGTAACCGTGTTTTGGCTCCTTTCATTAATATTCCTTATAGTTGTATTTTACTACGTACTAAATCTTGAATTTTGTGGCCCTCTGACCATCGATCATTTTTACTGTGACTTCACCCCATATGTGTCCCTTGCATGCTCAGACATAAGGACTCTTGTTTTATTTGCTCTATCGGTCAGCGTAACATTAACAATCTTGCCTTTCTTTTTCATTGTTCTGTCCTACGTCTTTATTATAGTCACAATCCTCAGGATACAGACGTCGGCGGGAAGGCAGAAAGCCTTCTCTACCTGCAGCTCACACCTCCTAGTGGTGACTATATATTACACCGCGGTTTTTTGCTTATACGGGATGCCGAGGAGTGACCATTATCTCAATGTCTACAAAGGATTGTCCTTCACATACTTTTCGGTGACGCCGATGATCAACCCCATCATTTATACTTTAAGGAATCAGGAGATTCATAAAGCTCTGCAGGCAGCAATCGGTAAAATAAAAACTCTTTATTGTTAGCGCTAAACATATACATTTGTATTATAATGTATCAAAATATATTCAATGACCCAATGGTCCTAGGCATCAAAGTAAATCCATCATTGGCTGgctttgaaaaaagaaaatgtgcCTTTTGGAATGGTCCTTAAGCTATACTTGGAACATCGCTCAAAGCCAGGAATACTGTATCCATAATCCACAGGTGAAGGGTTGCAGGCTGTATATGTTCATCCAAAGCGATATGCGCTAGTAAGCAGAAAAAGTACCGTTCTCCCAGCCAGCCACCATGGCATGTGGGTAAGGGTCAGCTTCAGCCTATATGCCTCCACCAAGAAACCACGCTTCTGACAAATTTAACTCTGCCCAACAGGGCTAAGTCATAGGTtaattttggaatggcccagtcagagcccagaccttaacccaatagcgatgctgtggaatgacctcaagagagccatcacaccagacatcctacaaatgtgtccgagctgaagcagttttgtaaagaggaatggtcaaaacGTTCTCCTGAATGTTGTGCAGGTCTGGACCAGAGCTACGGAAGTGTTTGCCACCTATGGAGTTTTGACCCGCTATTAACTTCAAGGGTTCACTTACCTCTTCCTaaagcactgtgaatgtttaatgggtgtgttcaataaagacacgataaattagaattgtttgtgtgtcatcagcttaagcacattgtgtttgtctattgttgggACTTAGATGAGGTTTAGATCAAATTTTATGGCAGATTACTGCAGAAAAACAGTTAATTCCAAGTAGTTCACATACTCTTTCTTGCCACTGTATATAATAGATTAGGATCTGCAGTTGATGAACTGTCCATAGACAGCCATAGTGTGGCTCTTACCATCTGTGCCCCTCACCTCCTTCTTGCGTTTACACATATTTTTGCAAGCACCACAATTTCTCACTTCACATTTGTAGCTGCCCTTCTAGCTGTCCAGTAGCCGCTACAAATGCGGTGTGAGGAGTTGTGGTGCTTGAGCCTATATGTGGCATTGCAAGAAGGAGGTGACAAGAACAGTGGGCAAGAGTCATACTATCAGAGAGTTCATCACCTGTGAAACTAAAggcttgtacacacaatcagactttttgacaacaaacatgcaaattagctgttttggagcaacatccgaccgtgtgtacgctccatcagacaaactttttctgttttcatcggacttttgttggctgtgcgaacgcacaactttccggcaacaaaagtctgatcatgtgtacacaaaaccattggatttttgtacaaactacagtacgcagccacgAGAATGTTTacagcgcaatcccatcgcgctggttctcggcgacagggtactgtacatctcgtgctggctgcaacaggaaaaacacattttcctattgcagcgagcttgagagggaattcccctctgggagcataccaggcccttaggtctggtatggattttaaggaaaaccccctacgccgaaaaaaacagcgtgggggtccccccaaatccataccagacccttatccgagcacgcagcccggctggtcaggaaagggggtggggatgagcgagcgcccccctctcctgaaccatacaaggccgcatgccctcaacatggggggtgggtgctttgggggaaaggggcatcctgtgcccccccccaccccatagcaccttgtccccatgttgatgaggacaagggcctcttcccgacaacattggccgttggttgtcagggtctgcgggcggggggcttatcggaatccgggagccccctttaataagggggcccccagatcccggcaccccaccCTATGTGTATGGGGTACAaccatacccctacccattcacctagggaaaaaagtgtcaataaaaaacacactacacaggtttttaaagtaatttattaggcagctccgggggtcttcttctgatgacttcgggggtctctccagcctcttcttctggtgtccggttcttctctgctctttctggcctcttctcccggtgtccggttcttctccgctctctctctggcctcttctcccagtgtccggttcttctcttggtgtccggttcttctgctgggctcctccgctatcttctgctcttttgccgctctcttgctagcggtggcccggtctacttcgtcatcttcttccctcttctcttcttccgatgttgacatgacgctcactcccgctgtaatgctgtgtgagcgcctcgcaatgacttatataggcatggggcgtggtcaccgggtgatgtcatccggtgaccccgcccctttatgacgtcacagtcccagcaacCCTCAAGATATTGGCAATAATCTGGCAAAAAGGAAGTCCAAAGGCATGGCcttaataggaagttcatgggaggagcaaggagttcaaggttcaccagaaacaaggtacaaGAGAAGATTATCCAAGGGTTCAGACAGGAAGCTCTCCAACATCTTAGGGGGCTCAGCAAGGAGAGCTACTATCAGATGCATCAGAGGTCATGGGTTCAGATTCTGGTCCTGACATCCCCACTGGGAAATCTGGTGGCTGCACTGTGTTATTGTTACTTTGTTCCCCCTTATTCTGATcatttaaaatggatgtaaacccgattcatgaaatttgagctgggcacatatatctgtagtgttttcttatctctctcaaAAGCACTgtgtcctgtagctgtctcttgctccCTAGCTCTGTTAACAGCCTGATAACGTCTCACACATTCTCTGAGATGGGAGATAAAAGTGTGTGTGGCAGGAGGTTGCTATAACTAGTATAGCAGTCAGCTTGCCGTCTAAGAgcacatggattttggggggaccccatgccatttgttaaaaatgtttggcatggggttcaccttaaaatccataccagacctgacgggtCTTGTATTGATTGGGTTGACCCcacgttgtttttgtttttttgccagctaacagctgatgactcattggttgttaaagagGCAGCAGCCAGCTTCcgagcccactccttaacaaccagttatacacagtttgttaaagagaaaaaaaaacacaaaacgcatgaAAGATGCATGTTCAAAAACACACCGCAAAACGTACCTGAAAGCTGAATCAACCgtaactgcatagatgtgaacctagggttgaTGATGACTTGGATGGATTTATTAGGGCAAGGGATGGCTGTATGGAGCATCACCAACCCAAATAATGTACCTGGAAATGGGAGCTCCAAGAGTGACAGGGTGGTTTCTGGTGTTCCTGTCAGGTGGGAAGTATGTACATCCAGActcgatgggggagggggggggggggggttcatgacTCAACCCAATTACGGCAATGCCTTGcaggattaaaaaacaaaacaaaaacaaaaacaaaaaacagcagtttactagcgctttaaagcgtaactccacttttgttgagaaaaaaaacataaaaacatccccccgggtgatctatgtacattgcaatgattttaacaaactttgtctcagattcctaccttttgttattctgaagaaatccctgtgtggttgtctgtgcctctgtactgagtgggtataatgggagtggtttcataattaactgtcagctgTGCAGCTGAAGAgcgctaagggcactttcacactgccagggccagggcatcggtggtaaagcgcccCCATTTTAAGCAgcactttactgtcatttttgcagcgctttttggccactagcggggcgcttttaacctccgctagcggccgaaaatggGTTAAAACTGGCGGTTcggtggcactgcccattgatttcaatgggcaggggcactttaggagtggtgtattcaccgcttctacagcgctgcaaagaagctgcttgcaggactttttttgacatcctgccagcgcagcgccccagtgtgaaagcactcggactttcacactgggattgcagctgaggcttttttcaggcactttacaggtgctatttttagtgctaaagtgcctgaaaaacgcctccagtgtgaaaggggtcttatgagaaaagctgctgggcctgcatccctttagacgtgttcctattggaaatatctcaccaaaaatgacatttttgttgcaggggatgcctgaaatctgacctgtatcttaggcagacttctgggaaaattggtgagccaatcacacaagcaggaaatgatgtttcctggggagtggtcagtacacactctgtgtacagaacaacttcatGTAGCCATATTTCAATGCTTATATAGAAATTTACAGaggttgcagattgaaaaggaaaggtaatttttaataacactcaattacaatatgacctgtATCACAATTGtgcacactatattattttttctttatttgctatccccccccctccacgaaagtggagttaccctttaattaagaattaattttattacaaaaacattttttatttgcttGTAAGGTTGCTTGCTGATGTCCTATGAAAATCAAAGGTCAAATCTTCAGACTACATATAAATAAACAGTACATATAACAATTGTTAGATCGTatgtaccgtgtttccccaaaaacaaGATcaggtcttatattcattttgactacaaaaaaaacacaccagagcTTATTTTCAGGTGATGCCctagttaaagttgttgtaaaaatatgtaatccgttttgtaaaaagaATATATAAGGTGCAGTGTCTCCAATAATACACACTACACCAGGAGACCTTACTCCCACATTGACCTATATACACCCGTTCTAAATGCACTGTATTTAGTCTAAGGGGTTTTCAACACAGTGAGCAGTTGGAGTACAAGTAGCGGTAAACAGCTGGCAGAATGAGTAGAAAGCACTTAGTTTTGCCATATGGACTTAACACATCTCTGCAGTCTAGTGGCAATAACATACcctccccccgagcgacattaccataataaGGGGAGTGGTATTGTGGGCTGCATGACTATATTatagtgtgaagcgtaggcgtggacaccgtctttgaaaacgtcctatgacgaaacgcgtaaggcggagtcacgctcacacgtcatacccggaagtggacgctggaacgcaagctgggacgcacgctCGCAGATCGCTGCTGGTCTCTTCCTTGCTTACAGCGCTGTTTATGATGTACATTGTGGCTTGCATTTTTTGGATTGGATTTGCTTTTATGGAATAAATactttgacatacttcacgaaggcagccccttgtgtttctcttttctctggatttCTGGAGTGTTTAACAGCTTAAGGTGGTACATTGCTGGAGTAGCATGGTCATGTCAGAGCACACATTTTACCTGGAACAGCCATAAggatcgcacagagcagaggaatgAAAGCACTTTTGAAGTAAACATCATtcgccctgaggcacccactttgtcgcttggtacccctgcaggggtgattatttctggtgagtggggtagcagaggggggcgagcacttcaagtcaccttatgaaaaaaatCACACAGAAGTCACTACGGTGTACCCTcttgggtgaaataaacagcattttcagcTGAACTCTGTTCTCCCCACCTGGTTAACAATATTTGTCctgcatggattatatatatgAACTTTCTAGAAATTAACTATACTACTTGTTTCAAACAAAAGAAATTTGAATTACTTGTATATACCTTTTTATGACCTGTAACTTAAATATTGGGAGTGGTTTCATTATTATTTGCTTATCACATAGAAGGACAATTCACGTTTCACACAAAAGGATATTTCACATCTCACGCTTCTTCTGCGCCatattgtcccaatatttttgaatattggGGTTAAATACAACTATACTTAATATCTCTTGCATATAAACACGGAAGGGGACACACAGACACCACACTGATAATATTAAGCACACATATCCGTATAATACCTATTTATACCTAttactgtcccaatacttttgaacattggaGTCAAACACAACTCTACTTAATATTGTTTGCATATAAATATGGAAGGGGACACACAGACACCACACTGATAATATTAAGCACACATATCCTTACATCTAATAGGTTTcctttggcgccatcttgtcccaatacttgTGAACTTTGGGGTAAAaagctttttaaaataattttttaacttGCTtccttttttacactgttctttggtTTGCACTGTCCAACCTAATTTTTCTTCACtcaggtattatatattttttcactcaggTATTATATATTTCACTATGGATGACACTTATATCCCGCTGGGGGAACACATCTTATTTAGCAATTTTTAAGtattgtttttttgtaattttgctCACCTCCAAATATATGGTTCTTCTGGCCTAAACCGTAGTATGTTTTGATACTGGTAAAGTTTTTTATGTATCGGAGTCATCTGGATTCAGTGTGGATCCTGTGATATTTTTACCTGGTACCCATTAAtattatagagggcagcgccgtttatggTCTCATCTTACTTATCTATaaggtgcagtgtgtctccttttgtaactttaatgtgtaaaaaataccttatttacagcacctGACCCTTCTTCCCCATGCCGAATACTGCAGAGGGAGAGAccgagatccccgctgacgtcagccccactccaagcactgcaggggggaggagctgctgatgtcagtcgggaggagaggagaagatctccgggggtcacgtgagcgcccagcggcgctgtaaataaggttttttttacacaataaagttacaaaaggagacacactgcacattatatattctttttacaaaacggattacatatttttacaatgactttaactagggcgtattttgggggtagggcttatattgcagccattcccGAAAAAGATGCTAGGTctgattttcagggtagggcttattttcagttGGAAACAGGGTACTTAATGACACTTTCAGACTGTGATTTTACAGGTGCAGATGCGTTTTGACAACCGCTCCTGATATGTGATACATAGAAAGTCCTGGCTGTCATTTTTCCAGCCTGGAATTGTTGGTATTTGTGGTGGTGGAGAAGCAGTAGGGGGAGAGGAGCTGGGTGtatgacacatttaaaaaaaaaaaatcttcaacaaAGTTTCTAGAGTGTATTTCCTACCCCAAGGTTCTCAgataaagcggttgtaaaccccaaaaataaatgcaaaagaaCCAGTTTAGGTAGTACAGTATGCAGGCAAGGCTCACTTGTCCTTAGTTTGCCTGTGAAAAGAGCAACCTGTCAGCTCAAATCCTCTGTGCTGTGTTAATGGAGAACATCCCGACACCAGCATgtcgccatgcccccccccccgcacctgtgATTGACACTAAGTCACACTACCTACTGTGTGTATAGATTGAAGGAGAGTCAATGATGTCACAATTCCCCCCTCCCAAGCTCCGGCCCGTGGACATGCCCACGGACCGGAGACATTCACAGGGCTGTGACAGGCACTCCGATCCACAAAATAAGGTACAGATATTGTGATTGGGATTTTGATGAGTCAGGACATATTGCAGTGCAAGTATTTTAAAAAACATGTAGatgagctttacaaccacttttaaaaaatCTGTATGTACAAGTACAGGAGGCGGACACAAAAATGTGAACCACCGGCATTGTAGATCCCaattttatttgtgtttatttctTAGTCTATATTTCTTAGGTTCTATGCCAGTGCATTACAACTGTTTGGCAACAGTTTGTATGTGTGGTGAGTAAACTGAGTGACTTGTCAGACTTCCATAGAGGACAAAACATTTGTGCCCATTTAGCTGGAGCACCTCTAACAGAACAGCCAAATTGTTTGCTGCTTCAAGAGCAAAAGTCTCGACCAAGCTTGGCAAGACTCAAAGAGCGTCAGTCTCCATCAAAAATGGCAAGACTCCAAGACCACCAGTCTCTACACAGCAAGGCAAAACTCCAAAAGCATCAGTATCCATCAAAAATGGCAAGACTCCAAGAGCACCGGTCTCTACCAAGCTTGGCAAGACTCCAAAAGCATCAGTATCCATCAAAAATGGCAAGACTCCAAGAGCACCAGTCTCTACACAGCAAGGCAAAACTCCAAAAGCACCAGTCTATACCAAGCATGACAAAACTCTAAGAGCACCAGTCTCCACAAAGCATTGCAAGACTCCAAGAGCACCAGTCTTTACCAAGCAAGGCAAAACTCCAAGAGCACCAGTATCTACCAAGCATGACAATTTCCACCAAGCAAGGCAAAACTCCAAGAGCAGATAGAAGAAATGAATATTCCTGCGCTGCCTAAACTGTAATAAATTAATATGGTGCTTGGTTATGGCAAGTACCGTTTGGGTCAAACACTACCCAGCAGGaaatataataaagaaaatcaATATATGGCGCTGCACGCCAagtaatagaaaacaaataaagtgCTCAGCGATTCATATAAAGTGCTAAGTGTACAAGATAATGGACTCCAAAAAATTATTCAAATTCATACACACAAATTCATAAACACAGTAAAATACAGAATCTAAAGTGATAAATAATCAGAGAGATAAGTGATGAACTTCCCATGTGCAATAGGTACAAATAGTCCAATATAGGATAGCATCCAGACCAGTGACAGCCGATGCATTAAGGGTGCACttgcgccgccccctctctcctgtcacccctctatcaccaatagatagattcatgcattgcattgcaccgccactgccaccccctattcaggcgcccggcagcctgaattacagcggcgggggtgtttttgaagcacctgattagagccagagccataggctctaataggcgtcaaaaaaggtgacctgcgagtgacatgctgggcgctcgcaggtcactcagctgtgttagaaaagagaatgactattcgctttcctaatactaaaccacctctccgccaatcaggtgctcaggtctgtta
This window of the Aquarana catesbeiana isolate 2022-GZ linkage group LG01, ASM4218655v1, whole genome shotgun sequence genome carries:
- the LOC141128753 gene encoding olfactory receptor 5V1-like, whose amino-acid sequence is MAHQKNQTVNPEVLIVGFENLTEYRIPLFLLLLIIYTLTCIENILIIFLVCISPRLHCPMYILIGNLLFCEFLYTTDLVPLILHHMLSRRPVISHLGCSVQLNVSGAITIVETLLLTLMSYDRYLAICKPLRYSALIHNRLCFYFVTVFWLLSLIFLIVVFYYVLNLEFCGPLTIDHFYCDFTPYVSLACSDIRTLVLFALSVSVTLTILPFFFIVLSYVFIIVTILRIQTSAGRQKAFSTCSSHLLVVTIYYTAVFCLYGMPRSDHYLNVYKGLSFTYFSVTPMINPIIYTLRNQEIHKALQAAIGKIKTLYC